Proteins encoded in a region of the Triticum dicoccoides isolate Atlit2015 ecotype Zavitan chromosome 3A, WEW_v2.0, whole genome shotgun sequence genome:
- the LOC119273149 gene encoding leucine-rich repeat extensin-like protein 3 yields the protein MAKSGARKDAAQVRPSATSPPPQHSPGATASSFASRSPQLLFYPGAPTRSSASPSTPPHLYPPLMESSSANPTWRPMYTSAPEGLLSFGQLPPMNPYNFQPQPMHHHEQGYQNMENLHFVGASPHDPFSTPPPPPHSNVSSQSAPTKVDSKKKKRKVKSVDADESGAS from the exons ATGGCCAAGTCCGGTGCCCGTAAGGACGCCGCGCAAGTCCGGCCAtcggccacctcgccgccgccgcagcacTCCCCCGGCGCCACAGCAAGCTCGTTCGCCAGCCGCTCTCCACAGCTTCTCTTCTACCCCGGCGCCCCGACAAGATCCTCGGCCAGCCCGTCGACACCGCCACACCTATACCCGCCTCTCATGGAATCCTCCTCAGCCAACCCTACATG GAGGCCGATGTATACCTCTGCACCTGAAGGCCTGCTAAGTTTTGGACAATTACCGCCCATGAATCCTTACAATTTTCAACCTCAGCCAATGCACCATCATGAACAAGGATACCAAAATATGGAGAATTTGCACTTTGTTGGTGCTTCCCCACATGATCCCTTTTcaacaccaccgccaccaccgcacTCTAATGTTTCATCTCAGTCTGCTCCCACCAAAGTTgattcaaagaaaaagaaaaggaaggtcAAGAGTGTAGATGCCGACGAATCGGGAGCAAGCTAG